One Desulfonatronovibrio magnus genomic window, GGGCTTTAAATGATGAGCTGAAAGAGGGCGAACAAGGATACCCTTAACATCAGCCTCGCGTAAAATGATATTCAAGGCATCTCGTCTCTGGGACATTGGCCTTTGTCCAACAACTTCTCCAGATACAATAAATTTAGTCTGGTACCTGTGCATCAGTTCTCTGGCCTTTTTAAGCATAATAATTTTACAGTCAACGCATGGATTTAGAATTTTTCCAGTTCCATACTGAGGGCCACTCTGCACCATACTGATAAACTCTTTTGATATATCAACTTTTTCTACAGGAATATGATACTGTTTTTCCCACTTAGCTATTCTTTCAGGATGACCAAAAAAAGGAGAGCAAAAGTGCAGGCCAAGGACTTTGAGCCCTTGTTCCTGAATGAGGTGAATCGCTAATATTGAGTCCAGCCCTCCGGAGAAAAGAGCAACGCCATCAAAGTTCTGGTTGAGATATTTTGTCATGATGATTTAAAATAGCTTATCCTTGTATTTCAAATGGTTGGTGTCACACAATTCTATCATAACTGGCGCACAGCAAGGTGTACACCCCTCCTTAGTTAAGGAGGGGTTGGGGGTTATTCGATCTAATTGATCTCTTCCTTATTATCCAGTTACTCGCAGGTTCGGACCCGGGCCGCCAGGGTGAGGATCTTACAAGTAACTGGAAGCGTTTTATTAATAAATTCAGATTATTACGATTTTGCCATACAGATTGCTTCGGTCGCTTAGGCTCCTTCGTGTGTGACAGGTTTTCAGCAACTACATTCCTGACACCTCAGGTGTCATTGCGAGCGAGTCTTCGAGCGCGGCAATCTCTAACGTGTTAAGGCTGATTTTTTAGTTACTCGCAAGCTCGGTCCCGGGCCGCCCTGTTATGACGCTTTCCGTTTAAAAAAATGTTCAAATCATTTCTTGACAAATATAGAGAGGTTGGGATAAAAAGTAAAGTTTCCACGCTGAGTTGATTTTTCTAAGTCAAGTTGGCGTTTTCATGTATACGGAGGGATGGCCGAGTGGTTGAAGGCGGCGGTCTTGAAAACCGTTGACCCGAAAGGGTCCGGGAGTTCGAATCTCTCTCCCTCCGCCAGACATATAGTGTTTATGGGCATTAACAGAAGGTTAAAATTTTTATTGTACCATAAGGTGCACCAATAAAAAAATGATATAAAAAATAAAAATATGCCTCCCAAGGGTACTGAAAAAACCGCAATAAGTTCTCCAGCTTCACTTAACCCCCCCCCGTGACCAGATACCTCAGGAAAGTTCTCTAGAGTGTAGCCTCGACCCTCCTATGGCTTTAAAATTAAAGATTAATGCAGATATAACTCCTGTCATATCAACCTATGGCTATTAGTTCGTGAGGTCCTGCAGCGTAAGTATATCTGTGGGCAAAACAAAAATTATCAAAGTCCCCCCAACAGTAGTCCCTCCTCTGACTTCATTTTCAAGCACTGCAAACAAAATTATGTTGACCGGCTTCCATGTGTGCCATGGTGAATATTTTCGAAGAAAGTTTGTGGACAAAGGGCAGGAATTAGGGGCAGGAAGGATTAGTAGGGGGCAGATGTAGTCTTCATTTTAAGCAGAACCAGACTTTTATGCACGTAGGGTTCACATAGGAAGTTAAAAAAAGGCAATGACTTCAAACAGGAATTTTCAGAATTCCCGGCAGAAGATATCAGGAGTAATAATACGGGTTTGCCCATGGCTGCCTATCTGCAAAAGGCTGGAGCGCTTGTCCCCTGTGATGAGGAAGTCCGCTCTACCAGCCTGGGATAGTCCCAGCAGAAAAGCATCATCCGGATCATTGGCTTGCATGCCCATAGGCAGTTTTTCAACAAGGTTGCCACGGCTAAGGTGGTTAATCAGGGTTCCCACCCGGTGGCCCTGTAGGATTCGTTGCAATTTGGGGTAACGACTGGCCTGCCGGATTTCCTCTATCTGTTGGCGGCAGGTGATAAGCTCGAAGCGGCCATCCTGCCAAGCCTGGAAGATTTTGTGAGGAGGAGCGTACGGGGAGATCAGGGCGGAAAGCAGTACATTGCTGTCCAGTACCACACGCATCAGGTTTTTCTGCTCCAGTCCAGGGCCTCAGCCACTGCAGATTCAATTTCCTCAGGCGTGGCCTCCAAGTTCTGCTCTTTGACCGCCTGGGCTGTTTCATTGAAAACGCGCTCACGCACAGCGCCTTCAATAAAGCGGGACAGGTCTCCCTTACGGCCCTGTCCGCAGCTGGCCAGGAAAACTCGCAAGGCCTTGTCGGTTTCTGCTGATACGGCGACGTTCCAACGCACGGAATTCATGGCGGACCTCCATTGGTGTTTATGTGTTTGTACGCCGATTGATTTAGAAGGTCAAATTTGATTTTTTAGACAAGAGACAAAAGAATTTTTATTATGCGGAGACATGATCTAATAATTATTCTAAAGACTGACTGCAAAAGGCTTGATCATTCAGACAGGGTTAAAATTTTATCGAAGCATGTTGCTATGCTTGTCTTCACACCTTTCTTTTCCTCATAAATTACACTTTGCCTCAAGTCCTGATTAAGTCCGGGCATGAGGCATTCTTTTTTCTCTAAGCAAAAAACAAGTCATTTTCAAAAGCATACTTCATTATAGTTTTTGTTCAATATTTTGTTGAAGTTGTCAAAAAAAGTTGTTGACAACTTCAAATTTTTGTTGAAATAGTAAGACAAGTAACGATCAAAGAAGGTAGGCAATCATGAGCGAAATAAAAAAATGCATTTTTGAGAATTACATAAGAATGGCTGAGGGCATAGCTGAGCTTTTTGGCCGAAATTGTGAAGTTGTGATTCACGATTTCGAGAAGCTGCCAAACTCGCTGGTGCATATAGAGGGTGACGTTACTCACCGCAAAATTGGTGCCCCTATCACAGACATGGTGCTTAGAGCAATGCGACGTGAAGGGCCCAACGTCAAGGACCATAAAAATTATCCCACACTGACCAGCGATGGCCATAAGATGAAGTCCTTCACCAGCTACATACGTGATCCCGAGGGCGAAATCATGGGTGTTTTCTGCATTAATTTCGATATTTCTGACTTTATCAATTCAATCGGTCTGATAGAAGATTTATGCAGAGTAGCGGATGCAAGTGATGATCGCTCTGAAACTTTTGCCTCGTCGCTCAACGAGACTGTTGATGCACTCATGGAGCGTGCAGTAAAATCAATGGGGAAGTTGCCTTCCGCCATGACCAAAGAAGAACGGGTACAGTTCGTGGAATCCTTAGAGGACCATGGTGTGTTTCTTATAAAAGGCAGCGTTGAGCTTGTGGCCCAAGCCATGGGCGTATCCAGATACACTGTCTACAATTATCTCAAAGAAGTTCATGCCAAGACAGGAAAAGTCATTTCATAGGGACTGCAAACCTTTCGCAATAGAAATTACAAAAAGGAGAACACCGTATGAGTAAAAACAAAATTATTGTCAGCACAGACAAGGCGCCGGCAACTATCGGTCCATACTCTCAGGCAGTCAAGGCTGGTTCCCTGGTCTTTGTGTCCGGACAATTACCTATAGAATCTGCAACAGGAGAGCTCCTGGAAGATACAATTGATAAACGCATGGATTTAGTTTGCAGCAATGCCCTGGCCGTACTCGAAGCCGCCGGTTGCGATGCATCTCATGTGGTTAAGACAACAATTTTTTTGACGGATATTGCTGACTTTCAGACCGTCAATAATGTGTACGCAAAGTATTTTGGCCAGGAACCTCCAGCGCGTTCTGCTGTGCAGGTTGCTGCTCTGCCCAAAGGCGCAAATGTGGAAATGGAACTAATAGCTAACATCAGCTGAACAACTGGAGGCACTATGCATCTTTCAAGATTCCCTCGTCGAGGGTATGTTAATATTCCCACTCCCATCGAGTTCGCATCTAACCTCACGGAACTCCTTGGCGGTCCTCAAATCTACATTAAACGTGATGATCTTCTGCCCGGTGCAGGTGGAGGTAACAAAACCCGTAAGCTGGACTTCTGCATTGCAGACGCTTTGCAACAAGGAGCTGACACCCTGATAACCTGCGGAGCGGTTCAGTCGAATCACTGTCGGCTGACTTTAGGCTGGGCGGCCAAGGAAGGTCTGCGCTGCAGGCTGGTATTAGAGGAACGTGTGCCTGGAAGCTACAAGCCTGAAGCCAGCGGAAACAACTTTCTCTTCCATCTCATGGGGGTGGACAAGGTCACGGTAGTTCCGGGCGGTTCTAACATGGGCGAAGCCATGGAAGAAGCAGCAGAAAATGCCCGCAAGCAAGGGTTAAAACCCTACATAATTCCGGGTGGCGCATCCAATCCGTTAGGCGCTCTGGGATATGTGTCATGCGCCATGGAAATGCTGGGGCAGCTTTTCGAGATGAAGCTGGATCTCGACCATGTGGTGGTGCCTTCTGGGAGCGCAGGAACTCACGCCGGCATGCTCACTGGCTTGTGGGGCGCTAATACCGGCCTGCCTGTCAGCGGCGTCAATGTAAGCAGGACTAAGGCTGAACAGGAAGCATTAGTTCACGGACTTACTGAGAAACTTGCAGACACTCTTGGCTTGCGCAGCGCCACTCCAGCGGAAGAAGTGGTTTGCTACGACCAGTATGTCGGCCCGGGCTACTCCCTGCCCACGGATTCCATGGTAGAGGCCGTTTCCATTCTCGCCAAGACCGAAGCCATCCTGCTGGACCCTGTGTACTCGGGAAAAGCAATGGCTGGCATGATCGACCTGATACGCAAGGGCGTTTTCAGCAAAGGCCAGAAGATCTTGTTTCTTCATACAGGTGGTTCACCGGCGCTCTATGCCTACTTAGACACATTCCGTCACCAAGGGCCTGCCAAGGCTTGAGGATACTGTAACAAAGTTACCAAGGCTTTTAAATATGGAAACATTTAAACACATTCCAACCATCCAGGAGGACTTAAAATGAAAATGTTCAAAATCTCTGCCATCGCTATTGCTTGCATGCTTGTTTTTGGCATGACCACGCTGCAGCCGCAGGAGGCGTCTGCTAAAAAAATTGTGATCAGGCTTGCCCACCCCAATGTCCCTCAACACCCCATGGGGGAAGGCTTTGCATATTTTAAAGAGTTAGTGGAAAGACGCAGTGAGGGACGTATTGAAGTAATCCACTATCATAGCAGCCAGTTTGGAAATTTTGACAGTGTAGTACAGGGGCTTCAGACCGGCATGCTCCAGATGGGCTCTGCTTCTACGCCAAATCTGGCACCTTTTTCAGACGCTTTTCTAATTTTTGATATGCCTTTTATTATACCAAGCTATGAAGCCAGCGACTTGATCACTGACGGCCCAATAGGACGTCAGGCCACCTCTGCTTTGGAAGGTACTGGTATTTTTGGTTTGGGATATATTGAAATTGGTTTTCGCCATCTTTTTAATGGCAGACGTGCAATTCAAAGTCTGGACGATGTTCAAAATCTCCGGATTCGTTCTACTGCCAGCAGAGCACATATATCTACCTTGAATCATCTTGGCGCCAATCCCACCCCCATTTCCTGGGGTGAGGTCTTCACCGCACTGCAGCAGGGTACTGTAGATGGTATCGATATTGATTTAAACTTAGCCTGGTTCAATAACTTTCACGAAGTACAAGATAATCTGACGCTGGTTGGCAGTTTTTATA contains:
- a CDS encoding putative toxin-antitoxin system toxin component, PIN family — encoded protein: MRVVLDSNVLLSALISPYAPPHKIFQAWQDGRFELITCRQQIEEIRQASRYPKLQRILQGHRVGTLINHLSRGNLVEKLPMGMQANDPDDAFLLGLSQAGRADFLITGDKRSSLLQIGSHGQTRIITPDIFCREF
- a CDS encoding ribbon-helix-helix domain-containing protein, translated to MNSVRWNVAVSAETDKALRVFLASCGQGRKGDLSRFIEGAVRERVFNETAQAVKEQNLEATPEEIESAVAEALDWSRKT
- a CDS encoding helix-turn-helix transcriptional regulator; this encodes MSEIKKCIFENYIRMAEGIAELFGRNCEVVIHDFEKLPNSLVHIEGDVTHRKIGAPITDMVLRAMRREGPNVKDHKNYPTLTSDGHKMKSFTSYIRDPEGEIMGVFCINFDISDFINSIGLIEDLCRVADASDDRSETFASSLNETVDALMERAVKSMGKLPSAMTKEERVQFVESLEDHGVFLIKGSVELVAQAMGVSRYTVYNYLKEVHAKTGKVIS
- a CDS encoding Rid family detoxifying hydrolase; translation: MSKNKIIVSTDKAPATIGPYSQAVKAGSLVFVSGQLPIESATGELLEDTIDKRMDLVCSNALAVLEAAGCDASHVVKTTIFLTDIADFQTVNNVYAKYFGQEPPARSAVQVAALPKGANVEMELIANIS
- a CDS encoding D-cysteine desulfhydrase; this translates as MHLSRFPRRGYVNIPTPIEFASNLTELLGGPQIYIKRDDLLPGAGGGNKTRKLDFCIADALQQGADTLITCGAVQSNHCRLTLGWAAKEGLRCRLVLEERVPGSYKPEASGNNFLFHLMGVDKVTVVPGGSNMGEAMEEAAENARKQGLKPYIIPGGASNPLGALGYVSCAMEMLGQLFEMKLDLDHVVVPSGSAGTHAGMLTGLWGANTGLPVSGVNVSRTKAEQEALVHGLTEKLADTLGLRSATPAEEVVCYDQYVGPGYSLPTDSMVEAVSILAKTEAILLDPVYSGKAMAGMIDLIRKGVFSKGQKILFLHTGGSPALYAYLDTFRHQGPAKA
- a CDS encoding TRAP transporter substrate-binding protein; amino-acid sequence: MKMFKISAIAIACMLVFGMTTLQPQEASAKKIVIRLAHPNVPQHPMGEGFAYFKELVERRSEGRIEVIHYHSSQFGNFDSVVQGLQTGMLQMGSASTPNLAPFSDAFLIFDMPFIIPSYEASDLITDGPIGRQATSALEGTGIFGLGYIEIGFRHLFNGRRAIQSLDDVQNLRIRSTASRAHISTLNHLGANPTPISWGEVFTALQQGTVDGIDIDLNLAWFNNFHEVQDNLTLVGSFYSPHLVMISEIFYKSLSPADQMLITEAFTEMKLFQRAKIRSNEEMILEEMRKKGVEIVRLDPEERARFQEATQAVIAEFEERVGKDLIEQARETVREYESQ